The proteins below come from a single Piscinibacter gummiphilus genomic window:
- a CDS encoding ABC transporter ATP-binding protein: protein MKPMSMPCAIVRVDKATKIYQRDSIPVPALHETSVEILEGDFVALVGPSGSGKTTLLNLIGGLDRPTSGRIWVGDQEITSLGRKALAEVRLRHIGFVFQEYNLVPVLSALENVEYVMLLQGVDEERRRQEAMRLLHELGLEGLENRRPNELSGGQQQRVAVARAIAARPMIVLPDEPTANLDSQSGSALMDMMRRLNEEQGTTFVFSTHDPMVVERARRVIRLRDGRIEADERKAAS, encoded by the coding sequence ATGAAGCCCATGTCGATGCCCTGCGCCATCGTCCGTGTCGACAAGGCTACGAAGATCTACCAGCGCGACAGCATCCCGGTGCCGGCGCTGCACGAGACCAGCGTCGAGATCCTGGAGGGCGACTTCGTGGCCCTGGTCGGGCCCTCCGGCTCCGGCAAGACGACGCTGCTGAACCTCATCGGTGGGCTCGACCGCCCGACGAGCGGTCGCATCTGGGTCGGCGATCAGGAGATCACGTCCCTGGGCCGCAAGGCGCTCGCCGAGGTTCGCCTGCGCCACATCGGCTTCGTGTTCCAGGAATACAACCTGGTGCCGGTGCTCTCCGCGCTCGAGAACGTCGAGTACGTGATGCTGCTGCAAGGTGTCGACGAGGAACGCCGCCGCCAGGAGGCGATGCGCCTGCTGCACGAGCTCGGCCTGGAGGGTCTCGAGAACCGCCGGCCCAATGAACTGTCAGGCGGCCAGCAGCAGCGTGTGGCGGTGGCGCGCGCCATCGCCGCGCGGCCGATGATCGTGCTGCCCGACGAGCCGACCGCCAACCTCGACTCGCAGTCGGGCTCGGCGCTGATGGACATGATGCGCCGCCTGAACGAAGAGCAGGGCACCACATTCGTCTTCTCGACGCACGACCCGATGGTGGTCGAGCGCGCCCGCCGCGTGATCCGCCTGCGCGACGGCCGCATCGAGGCCGACGAGCGAAAGGCAGCGTCATGA
- a CDS encoding ABC transporter permease: MIWKLALRNVMRNRRRSGITVLSIAVGLAALTFLWGFIDGQNRQMVNNTTRYFATDAQVHLKGYHDDPSLDRAIEAGDRVLAAVRADPAVAAATVRLETTVLASRADRSRGIMAFGVDPAGESAVSDLSKAIVDGRDLDGPGDSGILIGADLAGALALRAGDDLVLVGQAYDGSVASARVPVRGVFRTKIDDLDGYVAVMPMAVMRDFLAAPSAVTAVAVRLRDRGALAAATESLSIRVGSDHEVVGWPVLLPMVAVSTRFHEVMGIVVLTIFFVMVAAGVANPVLMAVLERTREFGIMLALGTSQSLLFRLVLAEAALLGAAGLLLGNAVGLGATAAFGRIGIDLGAFAAGLRTMPGLEDVIYPAVRAERSLFISAMVFLIALLMALYPAFRAATLEPVAAIRGIGDRGKARMGGRAEPAPARRSRWPVFVLIATRNLLRNRKRSAITAFAAAFAIVAYVFLYGFFDGFAEQIVGNSTGYLTGHLQIERQGLRRDLAPELAFEDAAGVLKAAQTMPGVAAAAPRVQAQALVSSATKSVGVMLYGVDPDLEPSITILHRTFVEGTPLARGAERDIVIGRRLAEKIGARLGEKIVIMAPGLAGELGTAAFRVRGIFATESSSFDGAMVFVTLPAAQRMLGLGDRVSSVNLRLVDRSQVDAVARQLAPVVASRGLVASTWPELLTRVADMVGLVRAIRTVIVAVFFLVVALAVMNTVFMAVAERTREFGVMMALGTPPDAIVRMVVYETVALMLLASVVGYAVGAAIVSAFGSVGLDLSRFYKDYSAIPGLTGIVYPRLEWASLVGPGIGLFLASVAVSLYPASRAARLDPTAAIRHT; this comes from the coding sequence ATGATCTGGAAGCTGGCGCTGCGCAACGTCATGCGCAACCGCCGCCGCTCCGGCATCACGGTGCTGTCGATCGCGGTCGGACTCGCCGCGTTGACCTTTCTCTGGGGGTTCATAGACGGCCAGAACCGCCAGATGGTGAACAACACCACGCGCTACTTCGCCACCGATGCGCAGGTGCACCTGAAGGGCTACCACGACGACCCGAGCCTGGACCGCGCCATCGAGGCCGGCGATCGCGTGCTCGCGGCGGTACGTGCCGACCCCGCTGTGGCCGCGGCAACGGTCCGGCTCGAAACGACCGTGCTCGCGAGCCGCGCGGACCGCTCGCGCGGCATCATGGCCTTCGGCGTCGATCCGGCGGGTGAGTCTGCGGTCAGTGATCTGTCCAAGGCCATCGTCGACGGCCGCGACCTCGACGGGCCGGGCGACAGCGGCATCCTGATCGGCGCGGATCTGGCCGGGGCCCTGGCCCTGCGCGCCGGAGACGACCTGGTCCTGGTAGGCCAGGCCTACGACGGCTCGGTGGCGAGCGCTCGGGTGCCCGTCCGCGGCGTGTTCCGCACGAAGATCGACGATCTGGACGGCTATGTCGCCGTGATGCCGATGGCGGTGATGCGCGACTTCCTTGCCGCGCCGAGTGCCGTGACGGCCGTCGCGGTGCGCTTGCGCGACCGGGGCGCGCTGGCTGCGGCCACCGAGAGCCTGTCCATCCGTGTCGGTTCCGACCACGAGGTGGTGGGCTGGCCGGTGCTGCTGCCGATGGTGGCGGTCAGCACACGATTCCACGAAGTGATGGGCATCGTGGTGCTGACGATCTTCTTTGTGATGGTGGCCGCCGGCGTGGCCAACCCGGTGTTGATGGCGGTGCTCGAGCGCACGCGCGAGTTCGGCATCATGCTCGCGCTGGGCACCAGCCAGTCGCTGCTGTTCCGGCTCGTGCTCGCGGAGGCGGCGCTGCTCGGCGCGGCCGGGCTGCTGCTCGGCAACGCGGTCGGGCTGGGCGCCACGGCGGCGTTCGGCCGGATCGGCATTGATCTCGGCGCGTTCGCGGCCGGCCTTCGAACCATGCCCGGACTGGAGGATGTCATCTATCCGGCGGTGCGCGCCGAACGCAGCCTGTTCATCTCGGCGATGGTGTTCTTGATCGCGCTCCTGATGGCGCTCTACCCAGCGTTCCGGGCCGCCACGCTGGAGCCGGTCGCCGCGATCCGCGGCATCGGCGACCGCGGCAAGGCGCGCATGGGGGGACGGGCCGAACCAGCACCGGCCCGGCGCAGCCGGTGGCCCGTCTTCGTGTTGATCGCCACGCGCAACCTGCTGCGCAATCGCAAGCGCAGCGCCATCACGGCCTTCGCCGCTGCCTTCGCGATCGTGGCCTACGTCTTCCTGTACGGCTTTTTCGACGGCTTCGCCGAGCAGATCGTCGGCAACTCGACCGGCTACCTCACGGGCCACCTGCAGATCGAGCGCCAGGGCCTGCGACGAGACTTGGCACCCGAGCTGGCCTTCGAGGACGCCGCCGGCGTCCTGAAGGCGGCGCAGACCATGCCTGGCGTCGCTGCGGCGGCGCCACGCGTGCAGGCGCAGGCGCTGGTCAGCAGCGCAACGAAGTCGGTGGGGGTGATGCTCTATGGCGTCGACCCTGATCTCGAGCCGAGCATCACCATCCTGCACCGAACCTTCGTCGAGGGCACGCCACTCGCGCGCGGTGCCGAACGCGACATCGTCATCGGCCGGCGGCTGGCCGAGAAGATCGGCGCAAGGCTTGGCGAGAAGATCGTCATCATGGCACCGGGGCTGGCCGGCGAACTCGGAACGGCTGCATTCCGCGTGCGCGGCATCTTCGCCACCGAGAGCAGTTCGTTCGACGGTGCCATGGTCTTCGTCACCTTGCCGGCAGCGCAACGCATGCTCGGCCTCGGCGACCGGGTCTCATCGGTCAACCTGAGGCTCGTGGACCGATCCCAGGTAGACGCCGTGGCCCGCCAACTGGCGCCGGTGGTGGCGAGCCGTGGCCTCGTGGCCTCGACCTGGCCGGAGTTGCTGACACGCGTGGCGGACATGGTGGGCTTGGTGCGTGCCATCCGCACCGTCATCGTTGCGGTCTTCTTCCTCGTCGTGGCGCTGGCGGTGATGAACACCGTTTTCATGGCCGTGGCCGAGCGGACTCGCGAGTTCGGCGTGATGATGGCGCTCGGCACACCACCCGATGCAATCGTTCGCATGGTCGTCTACGAAACGGTGGCGCTGATGCTGCTGGCCTCGGTCGTGGGTTATGCGGTGGGCGCGGCCATCGTGTCGGCGTTCGGCAGCGTGGGCCTGGACCTGTCGCGCTTCTACAAGGACTACAGCGCGATTCCCGGGCTCACCGGCATCGTCTACCCGCGGCTCGAATGGGCGAGCCTTGTCGGACCCGGCATCGGCCTGTTCCTGGCTAGCGTCGCGGTGTCGCTCTACCCGGCGTCACGGGCCGCACGGCTCGACCCGACTGCCGCTATCCGCCATACGTGA
- a CDS encoding type II glyceraldehyde-3-phosphate dehydrogenase, giving the protein MDRIRVAINGYGVIGKRVADAVCLQDDMALAGVADVANDYRIQVAAQAGLPVHAATPQADAPMRAAGIAVVGGLAELLAKSDAVVDCTPKKVAAVNKRVYEEAGVKAIFHGGESHALTGHSFVAQANYASAFGRSSTRVVSCNTTSIVRTLGALRTAGLLKRARGTLIRRASDPWEAHADGIVNTVVPEKVIPSHQGPDARTVIPDLDVVTIAVKAAHNSSHLHTWWVELTRPATRDEVLGAFRAVPRIAFVRSSDGIVALNSTVELMADLGRPRGDMWEVALWEDVLAVDGDQAYYTYQVFNQAIVVPETIDAIRALTGLEMDPVKSIAKTDASLGMRRDFLR; this is encoded by the coding sequence ATGGACAGGATCAGGGTTGCCATCAACGGCTACGGGGTGATCGGAAAGCGCGTGGCCGACGCAGTTTGCTTGCAGGATGACATGGCGCTCGCCGGTGTGGCCGACGTCGCCAACGACTACCGCATACAGGTGGCAGCCCAGGCCGGACTGCCGGTGCACGCGGCCACGCCGCAGGCCGACGCACCCATGCGCGCGGCCGGCATCGCGGTTGTGGGCGGCCTCGCCGAACTGCTCGCAAAATCCGACGCCGTCGTCGACTGCACGCCGAAGAAGGTGGCCGCAGTCAACAAGAGGGTGTACGAGGAAGCCGGCGTCAAGGCCATCTTCCATGGCGGAGAATCGCATGCGCTCACCGGTCATTCCTTCGTCGCCCAGGCGAACTACGCGTCTGCCTTCGGGCGCTCGTCGACGCGCGTCGTGTCGTGCAACACGACATCGATCGTTCGCACCCTCGGAGCGCTGCGAACGGCAGGACTGCTGAAACGTGCGCGCGGTACGCTGATCCGGCGCGCCTCCGACCCCTGGGAAGCGCATGCCGACGGCATCGTCAACACGGTGGTCCCCGAGAAAGTCATTCCGAGTCATCAGGGTCCGGACGCCCGCACCGTCATCCCGGATCTCGACGTCGTGACGATCGCCGTGAAGGCCGCACACAACTCCAGCCACCTGCACACCTGGTGGGTGGAATTGACTCGGCCTGCAACGCGTGACGAGGTGCTCGGTGCATTCCGCGCGGTGCCACGTATTGCGTTCGTGCGTTCGTCGGACGGGATCGTGGCACTGAACAGCACGGTCGAGCTGATGGCCGACCTTGGCCGCCCGCGCGGCGATATGTGGGAGGTAGCGCTGTGGGAGGATGTGCTGGCCGTCGATGGCGACCAGGCGTATTACACCTACCAGGTCTTCAACCAGGCGATCGTGGTCCCCGAAACCATCGATGCGATCCGGGCTCTGACGGGTCTCGAGATGGACCCGGTGAAGTCGATCGCGAAGACCGACGCGTCACTGGGAATGCGGCGCGACTTCCTGCGCTGA
- a CDS encoding NAD(P)-dependent oxidoreductase, protein MNATPGESVSPEPPAAGSPPGALRVLFLDVAADDQAMLEALCPRLWWSRFAHDTQVDENDGAAALAQVLCVFVRTPVTRELLQRMPALQLVATRSAGVDHVDLDACRERNIAVVHVPDYGAATVAEHTFALLLALARHLFEARARALRGSFSYRGLTGFELEGKVLGVVGCGRIGTHVARIARGFGMKVLAFDPRPEVAISLGIDLVGWSELLERSDILSLHVPLTPETHHLLDDNAFARIKPGVVLLNTARGGLIDEEALLRALDRGAVSAAGLDVLEHEGGTSPEAPMGCEGLGCDRGWETSHPLLSHPRVLATPHVGFNTREAVARILHETIDNIAAWQAGQTRHRVP, encoded by the coding sequence ATGAACGCTACGCCCGGCGAGTCCGTGTCGCCTGAGCCGCCGGCCGCAGGCAGTCCGCCCGGGGCCTTGCGCGTGCTCTTCTTGGACGTCGCCGCCGATGACCAGGCCATGCTCGAAGCGCTGTGCCCGCGCTTGTGGTGGTCGCGCTTCGCGCACGACACTCAGGTTGACGAGAACGACGGCGCCGCGGCGCTGGCCCAGGTGCTGTGCGTGTTCGTCCGCACACCGGTAACACGCGAGTTGCTGCAGCGCATGCCGGCGTTGCAGCTGGTGGCGACGCGTTCCGCCGGCGTCGACCACGTCGACCTCGACGCCTGCCGCGAACGCAACATCGCGGTCGTCCATGTGCCCGACTATGGGGCCGCCACGGTAGCGGAGCACACATTCGCGCTGTTGCTGGCGCTCGCCCGCCACCTGTTCGAGGCACGCGCCCGGGCTCTCAGGGGCAGCTTCTCGTACCGCGGCCTCACCGGCTTCGAGCTGGAAGGCAAGGTGCTGGGGGTCGTCGGCTGCGGTCGTATCGGAACACATGTGGCACGTATCGCCCGGGGCTTCGGGATGAAAGTCCTGGCCTTTGACCCGCGTCCGGAAGTCGCGATCAGCCTCGGCATCGACTTGGTCGGATGGTCCGAACTGCTCGAACGCAGTGACATCCTGAGTCTCCACGTGCCGCTGACCCCGGAAACGCACCACCTGCTGGACGACAACGCCTTCGCCCGCATCAAACCCGGTGTCGTGCTGCTCAACACCGCGCGGGGCGGTTTGATCGACGAAGAAGCGTTGCTGCGCGCGCTCGACCGCGGCGCCGTTTCTGCGGCCGGCCTCGACGTGCTTGAGCACGAAGGCGGCACCTCGCCTGAAGCGCCGATGGGCTGCGAAGGCCTGGGCTGCGACCGCGGCTGGGAAACGTCGCATCCGCTGCTGAGTCACCCTCGCGTGCTCGCAACACCCCACGTCGGCTTCAACACCCGCGAGGCGGTCGCGCGCATCCTGCACGAGACCATCGACAACATTGCGGCGTGGCAAGCCGGCCAGACGCGACACCGCGTGCCCTGA
- a CDS encoding class I SAM-dependent methyltransferase: MGGTKGFTPALGFHALTPLYDRVVALTTRERTFKQALLDQATIEPGHQVLDVGCGTGTLAIEAQHRQPGVQMSALDADRTVLDIARRKARRAGAEIVFDLGRSSALPYADERFDRVVSSLFFHHLSWGGKLLTAREMLRVLRPGGELHVADWGRAGGPFSRTAFLAVQLLDGFDTTSDNVAGMLPVLFASAGFHQVEETRRIPTALGIVSLYRAVKGAAARAQRSAGDMA; the protein is encoded by the coding sequence ATGGGCGGGACGAAGGGCTTCACGCCCGCGCTCGGCTTTCACGCCCTCACGCCGCTGTACGACCGCGTGGTGGCACTGACGACGCGCGAGCGTACCTTCAAGCAGGCGCTGCTTGACCAGGCAACCATCGAGCCCGGCCACCAGGTGCTGGATGTGGGCTGCGGCACCGGCACGCTGGCCATCGAGGCGCAGCACCGACAGCCGGGCGTGCAGATGTCGGCGCTCGATGCAGATCGAACGGTCCTCGACATCGCAAGGCGCAAGGCACGGCGTGCCGGCGCGGAGATCGTGTTCGACCTGGGCCGCTCGTCCGCCCTGCCCTACGCTGACGAACGATTCGACCGCGTCGTGTCGAGCCTCTTCTTCCACCATTTGTCATGGGGTGGCAAGCTGCTGACCGCGCGCGAGATGCTTCGCGTGCTGCGTCCCGGCGGAGAACTCCACGTCGCCGACTGGGGTCGCGCGGGCGGCCCGTTCAGCCGGACCGCGTTCCTGGCGGTCCAGTTGCTAGATGGCTTCGACACCACGAGCGACAACGTCGCCGGAATGCTGCCGGTGCTGTTCGCCTCCGCGGGCTTCCACCAGGTTGAGGAAACGCGCCGCATTCCCACCGCTCTTGGCATCGTCTCGCTGTACCGGGCGGTCAAAGGCGCCGCCGCCCGGGCCCAACGTTCGGCCGGGGACATGGCATGA
- a CDS encoding DUF6629 family protein: MCFSAEASFTAGVVLLIVGTVTVRRARTRSELPYAWIPVLFGIQQLLEGALWLTFPDRAPLLNTVLTHAYSFFSHVLWPIYVPLAGLALETVPWRRRVLIAFAIAGSAVGLYLLATLFTLPIVATVTGQHIAYESPHFYALAAMSLYLLGTCASLMFSSHVRVLAFGVAAFVSAVAAYAFYATWFISVWCFFAGVLSVVVLLYFTDGRRTARVPVASRELEAR; this comes from the coding sequence GCCAGTTTCACCGCCGGCGTCGTGCTGCTGATCGTCGGTACGGTCACCGTGCGGCGAGCGCGGACGCGCTCGGAGTTGCCGTACGCCTGGATCCCCGTCCTCTTTGGCATTCAGCAGCTGCTTGAAGGCGCTCTGTGGCTGACCTTCCCGGACCGCGCGCCGCTTCTCAACACCGTGCTGACGCACGCCTACTCGTTCTTCTCGCATGTGCTATGGCCGATCTACGTGCCGCTGGCCGGACTGGCGCTGGAGACCGTGCCTTGGCGGCGGCGGGTTCTGATCGCCTTTGCCATCGCGGGCAGCGCCGTGGGCCTGTACCTGCTGGCCACGCTGTTCACGCTGCCGATCGTGGCGACCGTAACCGGCCAGCACATCGCCTATGAGTCGCCGCACTTCTATGCGCTGGCGGCGATGTCGCTGTACCTGCTGGGCACCTGCGCAAGCCTGATGTTCTCCAGCCACGTGCGGGTCCTTGCTTTCGGCGTGGCTGCGTTCGTCTCCGCGGTGGCGGCCTACGCCTTCTACGCCACCTGGTTCATCTCGGTGTGGTGCTTCTTCGCCGGGGTGCTCAGCGTCGTCGTGCTTCTGTACTTCACCGATGGGCGCCGAACCGCGCGGGTTCCCGTTGCGAGCCGGGAACTGGAGGCGCGTTGA